TTCTCCGCTTCGGATCGCTGGTGGGAGCAGACGGACCTCACCAAGCTGCTGCTGTCGTCCAATCGTCTGAGCGGCTTGTCCGAAGACATCCGACTGCTTCCGGCGCTCGCCACGCTGGACGTACGTCTCGCCCTCACACGCCTGATCGAATAAgtgccttaaaaatgacatcattttggACAAAAGTCCAACCAAAAGGGGTCAGAAAAAGGCTTGATCTAATGAGTCTTCTTCCTTTGGCCCCGCCCAATCCCAAAAATCTATCAACTTTACATCTTTTGTACCAATAGATGACTTTACCTGCTAGCAATAATGCTATCATTAGCTTTTCCCATCTgtagtaaaaagaaaaacttgaaaaatattagaataattgaaattggaaatgtatttgtatcattttttgatatatatatatatttttaaatcatataaaaaaataaacaaaatgtcaatagcattttttttaatttacacatAAACGGGGAAACCTGGAAATGTgacttacttatttatttatgacttttgAGAAGTgcatttgaactaaaacacaaaaagccattgaaaaattgtaatttaaatgaaaaaaaaaacaggacgtcACATAGACAACACTAAAGTTGTTTAATTTAGGAAGCGATTCATGTTGAAAAAGAATGTCTGCTTTGCCGCAGCTGCACGACAATCAACTGCAGACGCTGCCGGCCGCTTTGGGGGAGCTGCGGGATCTTCAGGAACTGCGACTCAGGTGAGCCACGTGTCCCGCAAGGTGCCACGGCCCATAACGCCGACGCCCACGTCGTCTTTTTCTGTCAGCCACAACCAGTTGAAGAGTTTGCCGCTGGAACTGTTCTCCCTGAAGAAGCTCCGCAGCCTGACGCTGCAGCAGAACCTCCTGGAGGCCTTGCCCGAGGAGCTGCGAGAACTGGAGGGCCTCACCCAACTGGTGGGTAATGCCATGCACCtggacccccaaaaaacacctTGTTCACCtccacatacagtggtacctcgacatacgatcgtaatccgttcccaGACTGAGATGGTATGACGACATTCTCGTCACtccagcggacgtttcccattgaaatgaatggaaaacaaatgaattggttccaacactctgaaaaaacaccaaaaacaggatattggattggaaaaaaaatgtttgatttcttctcattcgccatctattaataaagtaacacataactagtggtttaatagtaataaaatgtgtttaatagaagtaaaattagacgcatttcgcggaggggaaagcAATGACACACACGGAGGTGGGGGGAGGTGTTCGGGGGGGATTTTAtcaagaaaagatctggaatatatgtacactGGGTAAtgagacacggggaagcggcaagttccaaacaactcttgatgcgttcgttttgaagactccggcggaacgtcggggtgggtggggtcaacccgtagaaccaaggtcaaaaagattccaacaaaattagaattcagttttgtgtcaagttacattaaacgttgattgtctgtatatatattaatacaagttcatttaaattggtttgttcgtttacgagtgccgtggataaagtcccccccgaaTACctcccccccccgcctccgtgtgtgtcgttggcttcccctccgcaaaatgcgtcaaattttacttctattaaacacattttattactattaaaccactaattatgtgttactttgttaatagatggcgaatgagaagaaatgaaacattttttccaatccaatatcctgtttttggtgtttttttccgagggttggaaccaattcatttgttttcaattcatttcaatgggaaacgtccgctggagtgacgagaatctcgtcataccatctcagtctcggaacggatgaCGATGGTAtggcgaggtaccactgtattccagatcttttctttgcaaaactctgcccatccattgttgtttacctgctatgtaaatgtagaccaaagtgtgTGGGCaaaaaaacgggtgtggaaatgcaaagtccgcccagtgctcgtagatatattgttatatacgaaagagatgcaaaaaaagacagtgccatggccacctggcttggtcgcatcaccaaATGTTGAtggtatctcgggcgaattatcccATCGAAATTTCCATGGTAAGACGAGCATATGGTacgacgagcggtcgtatgaccaGGTACGACCGGCTGTATTTGGACAGGACCTTTCCGACAACCTTCTGACGGAGCTCCCGTCCGGCTTGGGCCGGCTGGGCCGGCTGCAGAAGCTCCAAGTGTGCCGCAACAAGCTGAGCCTTTTGCCCGACAGCCTGGCGCTGCTCACCAGTTGAGTCCTTtctcctttcttcttcttcttcttcttcttcgtcgtcttccgtCCGCAAAGCAAATTGACGGCCGGCCGCTTTGCCGGCACTAGACGTGAAGCTGCTGGACTTCAGCGGCAACCGGCTGAGCCACGTTCCCGCCTGCCTCTCGCAAATGGCCGCCCTGGAGCAGCTCTACTTGCGCCACAACAAGTTGCGCCAACTCCCGCCGCTGCGCGCTCCGGCGCTCAAGGTCGGAGAAGGTCCCCCGTGACGACGCCGTGACGCCGACGTTAGGCATTTGAGCCCGCCCCCTCCGTCTCCTCGGCGTAGGAGCTGTACGTGGGCAACAACCAGCTGGAGAGCGTGGCGGGCGAGCAGGCGTCTGACTGGAGCGCCCTGTCCGTCCTGGAGCTCCGAGACAACAAGATCCGGACGCTGCCCGACCAGCTGGCGACGCTGGCTGGGCTCACGCGCCTCGACCTCGCCAACAACGACATCGGCACGTACGTTCCGCCCGCCGCGACGACCCGGCGTCGACCCGGCGGCACTGACGCGTCTGGCCTCGCTCCACCTGCCAGACTGCCCGCCTGGCTGGGTCTGCTGCCCGACCTCAACATCCTGCTGTTGGAGGGAAATCCTCTGCGGGGGATCCGGAGGGACCTGCTGACCGtaagtcctcctcctcctcgcccgCCAACCCCCTTTGACGCCAATCGACGTCCCGCGTgacccaatacagtggtacctcgacatacgatcgtcaTCCGTTCCCAGACTGAGATGGTATGACGAGGTTTCCatcactcgagcggacgtttcccattgaaatgaattgaaaacaaatgaatcgggcggatttcgccgacgggagacagagacgcacaGAAGGGGAGGGGCGGTGttcggagggggggggggggactttatccacgacaacgcactcgtaaacgaacaaacaaatttaaaattaacttggattaatatatacagacacactcaaacatacgttcaatgtaactttacacaaaactgaattctaattttgttgtaatcttttgttaccttggttttccgggttggcggtttgccacgcctccacccaccctcgcgttcgctatcgatggactgtttgctgttgtactacgtattcccttcaaaatattcacaaaatgatgcacacaaatgtcctcacaataggataacgcacgacgaccacttgccaacgagaaatagtctttaaagaacgatggcgggagcttctttccttagaaaggataacaggaaatacaatagttgagcttacccacgtattgattgtgggtaatgaagttttattctgagaaagggtgccatcgTCTAtcagcgttgtgtgcacgagtatacttcattacccagaaagccctctttttgccccccgcgcatgcgtgttgtgcgtttcctggtcggaactcgtctgaataaatcattcggtgctcgtagatattgttatacacaaaagagatgcaaaaaagacagtgccatggccacctggcttggtctcatcacgaaattttgatggtATCTCGGGCAAATTATTAggtcgaaatttcccccgtaagacgagcattttgtatgacgagcggtcgtatgaccaggtacgactgtattgaggaaaaaggaaaatttGAGAATATGTGACTGCGCTACCACTCCCGTCCACTCGGCGGCAGCACCCGGGCGACGAATGATCGGCACAAAAAAGTTTGCTGAAGTGTGGTCATCGTGCTTGAGTGCGGGAGGGCGCTGTTTCCCACATGTGACTCCTCCTACTGCCTGTAGtgagctgggacaggctccagcaccccctgcgacccttgtttGAAAAACGAACTGACTCCTGGTTTATTTCAGAAAGGCACCAAGGAAGTTCTCCGGTACCTGAGAGGAAGAATCAAAGGTAGCTTGGCCGACATTTTTGAACGGCGCCTCGCCGACCGACCTTTTGACCCTTTTGACCCTCGTAGAGGAGCCTGATGGCGCCGTGGACACGCCCACCGCCATGACGCTGCCCGGCCAGGCCGTCGTCGACGTGCGCAACGTCAAAACGCTCAAGTCGTTGACGTACAggtgagtggaaaaaaatgttaaaaatggctaATTGCCATGTTCCATtagcccaggggtagggaacctatggctcgggagccacatgtggctcctttgatgggtgcatctggctctttgctaacctgtgagctaaaatatggaaattgctgttgacagaactgagatattacatttagaagtgctttaatcttcatttgttttgctttaatcttcatttttttgctttaatctttattttttgggcagtagactcttatggaatgcatcctatcattgattagcaacagcataagattctttttttgaaaaaaactgtttttttccactttaaaagtggtgaaattacaaaaataattgaaatggaactcgtttacatgtatgtattttgacttttaaattggtagtatggctcacaaggaacaacattgaaaaatatgaattgtttgtggctctcttggtcaaaaaggttcccgacccctgcattagcctgttcattttctgttgatttttaggAGGTTTGAGCTCACTTTCTGATCATTTCAAGTCACCTCTTTTCAGACAGAAAAATGTGaccctaaaaaaaattctaaacttAAATGAAAGACGAAAAAGCTCACTAGCAAAAGACTGTGCTTAGCGACAGGAAGGCGGAAAGCATCCCGGACGAGCTGTTTGCGGCGGCCGCCGACGTGGCCGTCACGTCCGCCGACTTCAGCAAGAACCTGCTGAGCCGAGTGCCTCCCAGGTGAGAGCGGGTGGGCGAGAAACGGGGCGTCATGGCTTTGAAACGTCACCCCCCTCGTTGACACTCGTGCAGGCTGGCCGAGACGCGGGCGTCGCTGACGGACCTGAGCCTGGCCTTCAACCGGCTGAGCGACTGCCAGCTCCTCTGCTCTTTGCCCAACCTGCTGCACCTGGACCTCAGGTACGCCTGGCTCACCTGACAAAAcaggaatacagtggtacctcgtcatatgaccgctcgtcatacaaaatgctcgtcttacgggggaaatttcgatccaATAATTGGCCCgtcatgcggtcaaaatttcgtgatgcgaccaagccagttctttttttgcatatctttcgtgtataacaatatttacgagcacggaacgattcattcagacgagttcctcctaggaccaggaaacgcacaacgcgcatgcgcggggggcaaaaagagggctttctgggtaatcaagtatactcgtgcacacaacaccgacccataggcaatggcaacctttctcagaataaaacttcattagccacaatcaatacgtgggtgggtaagctcaactattgtatttcctgttattctttctaaggaaagaagctccctcccgccatcgttctttaaagactatttcttgttggcaagtggtcgtcgtgcgttgttatcctattgtgatgacatttgtatgcgacattatggaaatatattttgaagtgTAGACAAAAAccaacaactcttgatgcgttcgttttgaagactttggcggagcggccaggtggtgtcaacccacccgtagaactacgtaaggtcaAAAAGATGACAACACATTTACAATTTAGTTTTCTTTGAAGTTACATtcaacgttgagtgtctgtatatagttatccaagttgatttaaatttgtttgttcgtttacgagtgcatttttgccgtggataaagcccccccgagcagcccccccgcctccgtgtatgccgctgtctctaccctccgcgaaatgtgtctaattttactcctattaaacccattttattactattaaaccactagttatgtgttactttgttaatatatggcgaattagaagaaatcaaacattttttccaatccaatatcctgttttgggtgtttttttccgagagttggaacgaattaatttgtttccccattcatttcaatgggaaacttccgctggAGTGACGAGAATCtggtcatacgagctcagtcccggaacggattaagctggtatctcgaggtaccactgtagaagtTATTCTAGCCCAAACTACCAATCTTTCGTCGTTTACTATAGCATTGGCTAGCACATGTTGGCAGAATGGCAACAAGAGGAATTTTTTGGCTTAGAAAATTCTTGACCACTTTGACTGATCCAACTGGACTTTTGAGCCATTTGAAATGCTGGGAATGCATATCTGTAGCTGTTGTTAGCTCGGCGCTAAAGTTagcacccatttttttttttttcttttcaggaaCAACCAGCTGAGGGATTTGCCGGCCGAGCTGAAGAACCTGAGCAAACTTCACTCCGTCCTCCTCAACTACAACAAGTAAGCGTCGTCTGGGGGGGGGTGGAGGGTCGGTTTGTCCCATTAAAAACGTCCGCGGCTCCGCCCCCCCCCAGGTTGAGCGCCTTCCCGGAGGTTTTGTACCACATGCCGTCGCTGGAAAGCGTCCTACTGGGGAACAACCAGGTGGGCGGCGTGGACCCCGCCCGCTTGATGGCCCTGAGCCGCTTGTCCACGCTGGACCTGTCCAACAACGACCTCCTCAACGTGCCGCCTCAGCTGGGTCTCTGCACGTCGCTCAGGTAGGCGCCGGTTGGCGCCGGTTGGCGCCGGTTGGTGCCGTCAAAATACCCGCACTGCCAAATCAAGCCTTCGATCTCATTCTCGGTCACTTCCCGTTGATGTTTGGGCCACTTCCGGTTGACTTTTGACTCACTTCCTTGTGTTTTTCAATCACTTGTTGATTGGCCGTCCCCTTTTCTCATGATTTGGATTCATTTTCAAGTCGCtttggccacttcctgttgattttggggcatttctaggtcacttcctccTGGTTTTCAATCACTTCTTGTCCATTTGGGCTGACTTTCTAATGGTCTTAGTCCGAGTCGCTTCCTGTTAAATTTGGGTCACTCACTTCCTGGccatttttaggtcacttcctggcgATTTATGAGGTCACTTCCTCTCCATTTCATTTCCATTCCAAGTCACGTGACTATTTTTAGCATCCGTTTCCCGTTGATTCGGTGATATTTCCGAGTCGCTTCCTGTTAAATTTGGGTCACTCACTTCCTGgccattttaggtcacttcctgttgaattacgaggtcacttcctgtccatttcaTTTCCATTCCAAGTCACGTGACTATTTTTAGCATCCGTTCCCATTGATGCGGTGATATTTCCGAGTCGCTTCCTGTTAAATTTGGGTCACTCACTTCCTGgccattttaggtcacttcctgttgatttatgaGGTCACTTCCTCTCCATTTCATTTCCATTCCAAGTCACGTGACTATTTTTAGCATCCGTTCCCGTTGATTCGGTGACATTTCCGGGTCGCTCCCTGTTTATTTTGGCAGCCATCCGGGCGATTTCCTGTCCGTCGCGGGCTAACATGCCGCGTAGAATGGCTAGCTAACTAGCACTTTGTGCTTGTGTTCGGACAGATGCCTGAAGCTGGAGGGCAACCCTTTCCGGACGCCACGAGCCGCCATCGTGGCCAAGGGAACGGACGCCGTGATGGAGTACCTGCGCAGCCGCATCCCCGCCGACCGGCACACTTTGACGGCGTCCTCTTAGCCACGCCCCCACGGAAAAAGCCCGCACCCCATGGATAAATACGGGttatcatttcaacatttttgttttcttattgtGACGGCAATCTGGCGAGAGTGCTAACTTTGTGATATTAAAATCATCTCTTTATTACGAACGCTCGTTCATTCGCCGACACGCACGATAAGTGCTTTGGTGGCCTaaaggcggccatcttggtcaGGGCCACCTTCCCATTAAAGTGAATGCGCTGACATTCAAATCAAGTTAGAAGTCACTTAAAGCATTTTTGAGTTTAGTTtagtttgaagtgggaggagccAAAAGGTACGGCGGAGGAAAGGTCACCAGTAAagagactaaaaaaaaatccaaccatgGGTTTATTTGCCGAGGACGCGGGACGGACGAGAAAAGATGCGGACAAAAGACGCCACGACAAActaacatgacaaaaaaaaaaaaaaaaactttttcccaTGGGAGGTTGAccaatatatacaaaaatagaAATTGTCTTTTGTCCGTCTACTTGTCCGTCTTCTGCTTCTTCCGCGACGCTCGTTCCTGTTGGACGCAAAcatttcatttctttctttgtcCACTTCAAAACGTTGAAAATTCAAAATcccattgttttttcttttggccTCGTTTCCCAATACCAAAACTGACCGGTTTGCCTTCGtcttcgtcgtcatcatcatcatcatcgtcgccGAGGGTCCTCTTCCCTGCGGGCTCGTCGTCTtcgtcctcttcttcctcctcttcctcttcctcctcaccTGTCGTTTCACcatgattgacatttttcatcaagttcaaaaatctcatttctttgtatttttggcccctcctttttctttttaaatagtcGTCCTTTTCTGACTgtcttgtattttaatttttttttaaaagggaagggggaaatcactttttttttttttatctttcacTTTCAATTTGACTCAAATACATCCAAggactgcgattggctggcacgTACCATCTccgtcctcctcgtcctcgtcccccacgtcgtcgtcgtcgtcttggTCCCGGACCACCCGGTTGTCCCTCTCGCCGTTCTCCtggtcctgaaaaaaaaaaaaaaaaatagaataaacttctttttttttttttttttttttaaacaggcacGGGTGCGGGCACCTTTTTCCCGTTGGCGATGGCGTCATCTGCGCTCTTCTCCTCCGCtgttttcttctccttcagctccTGGAGGACggacagaggggcggagctcaGAAGTCCGTCGGCTTCGGCGACACCCGAACGCGACCAAAATGCTCCTTGGCTTCCGTTTCTCCACCTCCGTCCAATCCCTTCAAAGCGGGAGGGACGGCGGCCGATCAAGTGATCCAACGTTCAAAGGAATCGCACCAAAAGGTGTATGGACTCCAACTCCCATCATGCCTCGCTCTCGTCACCTGACAGCGTCTCGGCCCATTTTCTATTCCAAGTCTGGCTCCCCCTGGTGGACGGCCTCTTCATTGACGTCTTGCTCCTCCGCCAGACAGAAAGACAGGATGCAGCTTccgcgcgtgtgcgcgtgcgtgcgccgAGCGAGCGCGACGTCtggcggcggcgccgccgccgccgccgccgcgtcctTAGCCCGCGGGCaggcaggctttttttttgggaaGGGGGTGCTTGAGCACCGCCTCttctctaataataataataataatttgattcTTTCTTCCTCGATTCAGACGCGTGCGCGCGCCTTTCccttcactctctctctctcacgcggtCCTCCTCATTAATAACAATAGTGTCCACGTGCGTGCATGCGCGCGTCTCACCTTGGCGCTGATTTCGGTGTTTCCCTCCACTTTGCTGTCCGCCATGTTCGTCtcagaaggaaggaaggaaggaaggaaggaaaaaatgtcaaatggtgCGAACTACGCGGCTGACAGGAAGGctggatgaggatgaggaagaggaggaggcggatgaagatgaagatcggcaaaaaaagatgaaaaaagctACTAGTAGTTGcttcgtgcgcgcgcgtgtgcaCCCGCCCCGTTTGCGCTGCCCTCGCTGGCTTTTAAAGGCGAAGGGGCGGGGCCAGCAGGAAAGAGGCCACATCCAATTGGGGCCCAACTCGCCATCTGATTGGCCGTCTGAAAACAATGGACGCGCCTCCCTTGTTGCGAGCAAACAGAGCAACGCCCACGcccgctgccatccctccctgtCCGTCGCCCTCAATGGGCCTCCGTCCACTAAGCAAAAGTGATTTGGCAGATTTTTGGtcaaatgcacaaaaaatatcATCGCTCCTCCCACAGTCATCAAGAAGTGGGAATGACCTAAATTCAACAGCAAGTGAAATTCATAGCGATTAAATCAGAAATGAGCTAAAGTAAATGATTACATTAAACTGTATTCATCACGTACTTGGGAAATTCAGTACAAGATGCCtccaaagtcaacaggaagtggcccaaactCAAGAAAATGACCCAAGattaaaaggaagtgacctatgatcaacaggaagtggcccaaactCAAGAAAATGACCCAAGATTAAAAGGAAGTGAGCtatgatcaacaggaagtggcccaaactCAAGAAAATGACCCAAGATTAAAAGGAAGTGAGCtataatcaacaggaagtgacctataatcaacaggaagtgacctataatcaacaagaagtgacccaagatgaaaaggaaatgacctataatcaacaggaagtgacccagaaatggccCACAGTCAACAGGAATTGATTGGATGGAGAGTAGTCCAAAAATCAGCAAGTGATCTAgaagccccgcccccaaaaCAATAGGCGGTGCCCCAAAAGGAACaaaaagtcacctggaaatgaccccaaatcaaGAGCACGTGGTTCTAGTTGATTTGAGGGCccagaaatgacattttctcgTTTCAAATAGAAGATTAGGTTTGTCAATTGTGCACACGTTACTCTGTGCTCTGACGTCACGTTAGCGTTCCAGTCAAGTGTATCACTTTTCATCAGAACtctgccctccctccctcccttcctctcaGTCGGTGACTGCCTCCGagcgtgcgcgtgcgcgcgcGCGCGACTGTACGAAGGGGGGCGGGCGTGCGAGGGCGAGGGCGTGTCAGCCCTCCGAACTCGACGCAAAAACGCCCGAAAAAGCCAAACAGTCGGCTCGTCGGCTCGTTTTTTAAGACCTCACCAAGATGGCGCCCTAAAGCCCTTTTGAATAGGGATCCCTCACTGCCCGCCATGGCGGCTCGGCTCGCCCTCATGGCGTTCGAAGAGTCGAACGCCGCCTCGTCATTGGTCCGTCGACTCCACTGAACGTCGAGCTGACGCTTTGCTCGCGCCGATTGGTCGCCGCAGCGCGGTCCATTCGGGAAGCGAGGAAAGACCGGAAGCGGATTTCCTGACAGCTTTGGCGGTGGTTTTTCTCCCACTTAGGCGCTCAAATGGACCAGTCTCGGTTCCTTGCTAACGTGGCTAACGTTGACATCGAAAGGAAACGCCAGCGTCAACGAAACGGAGGTTATCCATCCGAACACCAGAGGGCGCTGTTCTCACCTCTGCATTGGATTGACCCttgtctatgtatgtatgtaaccttagaagtcaaaaacaaacactgaagtgcatgtcaccgcaatgttcataatgtgcaatattgtatcttaaagtattaaagcccaaccaaaaagtatttacagtacgttattatgaaaacaatgtatttgttttgaagtattaatgcccaacctaaaagtatttgcagccccagccccctgactaatgcactctatgatgaaaacgatctctctattttttgtgtctatgtgtaataggcgtggccgaggcgtggctgacGTCAGAGTTCAGAAGACCGccggcggatgagccggaggctgggcgcgttggactgctgagctgctcagaattgacgatttcccgaagaaagagccgacaaacttcttccaggacaatgcagcgcgttcggtactttgtcttttggggatttcgtagccccagttctcatttcaagaatgctttttgacgggaacgtgcttcattggcgtgatgtagccccgacgtggatgcaaacacaaatgtttgctagcaagttggctacatcgcgtcacctattgctcttaatgtttaaaaagaaacccttccattgtgtgtttcagtccctcaacgagcacagactgctgggaaacatcaagaatgtggccataacggcc
Above is a genomic segment from Stigmatopora argus isolate UIUO_Sarg chromosome 8, RoL_Sarg_1.0, whole genome shotgun sequence containing:
- the LOC144078466 gene encoding leucine-rich repeat-containing protein 40-like; its protein translation is MSRLRGAQQETSDSLRGFRTPKSEPTVPYGLLRAARKSGSLNLTNRNLTEVPANVYRLNVDTPEEARGDASFSASDRWWEQTDLTKLLLSSNRLSGLSEDIRLLPALATLDLHDNQLQTLPAALGELRDLQELRLSHNQLKSLPLELFSLKKLRSLTLQQNLLEALPEELRELEGLTQLDLSDNLLTELPSGLGRLGRLQKLQVCRNKLSLLPDSLALLTNVKLLDFSGNRLSHVPACLSQMAALEQLYLRHNKLRQLPPLRAPALKELYVGNNQLESVAGEQASDWSALSVLELRDNKIRTLPDQLATLAGLTRLDLANNDIGTLPAWLGLLPDLNILLLEGNPLRGIRRDLLTKGTKEVLRYLRGRIKEEPDGAVDTPTAMTLPGQAVVDVRNVKTLKSLTYSDRKAESIPDELFAAAADVAVTSADFSKNLLSRVPPRLAETRASLTDLSLAFNRLSDCQLLCSLPNLLHLDLRNNQLRDLPAELKNLSKLHSVLLNYNKLSAFPEVLYHMPSLESVLLGNNQVGGVDPARLMALSRLSTLDLSNNDLLNVPPQLGLCTSLRCLKLEGNPFRTPRAAIVAKGTDAVMEYLRSRIPADRHTLTASS
- the LOC144078467 gene encoding uncharacterized protein LOC144078467, which gives rise to MADSKVEGNTEISAKELKEKKTAEEKSADDAIANGKKDQENGERDNRVVRDQDDDDDVGDEDEEDGDGEEEEEEEEEEDEDDEPAGKRTLGDDDDDDDDEDEGKPERASRKKQKTDK